From the genome of Lutzomyia longipalpis isolate SR_M1_2022 chromosome 2, ASM2433408v1, one region includes:
- the LOC129788409 gene encoding putative fatty acyl-CoA reductase CG5065 yields MDVTTLPTIPQFFAGRDIFITGGSGFMGKALIEKIFFACPAVGNIYVLLRPKKKRTIEERLALLKEESVFERIRKDKNKIGQLDKLIPVAGDVSVLNMGISEEDIRAMENVSIVFHVAASVRFDDPLKDAILMNARGTREVCRFAERLQNLKVMMHVSTSYCNPDWHDIEEKIYPPYADWKKAIKIAETYDQELLDILAPKYTSFQPNTYTFTKSLAEQIINDFKEKLPLIIFRPSIVISAVSEPMPGWIDNFNGPVGLLVGCGLGINRTLYSNPDNVADYTPVDIAVRAMLSAVWKRGTQEPIDPLPIYNCSTSDVRPTTFDEVVALGKDLAPQWPFDKTLWYPGGNVTNWKMYNYIKVILLHVLPAIIIDTAFKISGKKPFILKLQRRIYQANQALAYFVLNTWTFQNKNLYSLNEGLQDCDLKLFQFNYEINTDVKNYFGMAILGTRRYLMHEKDEDLPAARARFQRMKYLDWAVKTVVYSLFAYFLITRLDIIPLLVRLTNQNIAQNVN; encoded by the exons CCTGCCCAGCCGTTGGGAATATCTACGTCCTCCTTAGGCCCAAGAAGAAACGCACCATTGAGGAACGTCTAGCCTTGCTCAAGGAGGAATCCGTCTTTGAGCGTATCCGAAAggataagaataaaattggcCAACTCGATAAGCTAATCCCCGTGGCGGGAGATGTGAGTGTACTGAACATGGGAATCTCCGAGGAGGACATTCGGGCAATGGAGAATGTCTCAATTGTCTTCCACGTGGCTGCAAGTGTGCGCTTTGATGATCCCCTCAAAGATGCCATCCTCATGAATGCCCGTGGAACAAGGGAGGTCTGTCGCTTTGCGGAAAGATTGCAAAATCTCAAGGTGATGATGCACGTGTCCACGTCCTACTGCAACCCCGATTGGCATGACatcgaagaaaaaatctatccACCCTATGCTGATTGGAAGAAGGCAATTAAAATTGCTGAAACCTACGATCAGGAGCTTTTGGATATTCTTGCACCGAA GTATACGAGCTTCCAGCCCAACACGTATACATTCACCAAGTCTCTGGCTGAGCAGATTATCAATGATTTCAAGGAGAAACTCCCGCTCATCATTTTCCGGCCGTCCATTGTGATTTCCGCCGTGTCGGAACCAATGCCCGGGTGGATTGATAATTTCAACGGGCCCGTGGGTTTGCTGGTGGGCTGTGGATTGGGCATCAACAGGACACTCTACTCCAATCCCGACAATGTGGCTGACTACACACCCGTGGATATTGCTGTGCGAGCAATGCTGTCGGCTGTGTGGAAGAGAGGCACACAGGAGCCAAT TGATCCCCTGCCGATCTACAATTGCTCAACATCCGATGTGCGACCAACAACATTCGACGAGGTTGTGGCCCTGGGAAAGGATTTGGCGCCACAGTGGCCATTTGATAAGACACTGTGGTATCCAGGTGGCAATGTGACCAACTGGAAGATGTACAACTACATCAAGGTGATCCTCCTGCACGTCCTGCCGGCCATCATTATTGACACAGCTTTCAAGATTAGCGGCAAGAAGCCCTTCATCCTCAAGCTTCAGCGTCGCATCTACCAAGCCAATCAGGCCCTCGCCTACTTTGTCCTCAACACGTGGACATTCCAGAATAAGAATCTCTACTCCCTCAATGAAGGTCTCCAGGATTGTGATCTCAAGCTCTTCCAGTTCAACTATGAGATCAATACGGATGTGAAGAATTACTTCGGCATGGCCATCCTGGGTACTCGACGGTATCTCATGCACGAGAAGGATGAGGATCTCCCAGCGGCACGGGCGCGCTTCCAGCGAATGAAGTACCTCGATTGGGCAGTCAAAACGGTCGTCTACAGCCTCTTTGCTTACTTCCTAATCACACGACTGGACATCATCCCCCTCCTGGTGCGGCTCACAAATCAAAATATAGCGCAGAATGTTAATTGA